The following are encoded in a window of Candidatus Sulfotelmatobacter sp. genomic DNA:
- a CDS encoding histidine phosphatase family protein — protein sequence MAIVIDLLRHGDAAPASEGGDAARRLTERGRSNVAWIANQVAAGPRPTRLFSSPLARARETAELVAQRLNGALAIEGLPELGPECEPEDVLQALSDRGIASGHVLMVGHQPLIGRLASHLTGTELPVPPATLIRISCESIPIARSGRLERTWSPAVIGGNQAAG from the coding sequence ATGGCCATCGTGATCGACCTGCTTCGCCATGGGGATGCCGCCCCGGCGTCAGAGGGCGGAGACGCCGCTCGGCGCCTCACCGAGCGCGGCCGGTCAAACGTGGCATGGATCGCCAATCAGGTCGCGGCCGGCCCCCGTCCAACTCGCCTGTTCTCCAGTCCGCTCGCGCGCGCGCGCGAAACCGCCGAGCTGGTGGCGCAGCGGTTGAACGGCGCGCTCGCGATCGAAGGCCTCCCGGAGCTCGGCCCCGAGTGCGAGCCCGAAGACGTCCTACAGGCGTTGAGTGACCGCGGCATCGCATCGGGTCACGTGCTGATGGTGGGTCATCAGCCCCTGATCGGCCGCCTCGCGTCCCATTTGACCGGAACCGAACTGCCGGTGCCCCCCGCTACGCTGATCCGGATCTCCTGCGAGAGCATCCCAATCGCAAGGTCCGGTCGGCTCGAGAGGACCTGGTCGCCGGCCGTAATCGGAGGGAATCAGGCCGCCGGGTGA
- a CDS encoding SDR family oxidoreductase, producing MGVLDGKVAVVTGGNRGIGRGIVEALAAEGATVVLTARGADDAARAAREVGHGAIGVACDVRSEDSVAKLFGEVEKRAGGCDVLVNNAGVGIFGPVADLRPDEWRAVIETNLNGVFYCCHAAIAQMKKRGGGYIFNISSLAGRNAFPNGAAYNASKFGLNGFSEALMQEVRYDNIRVSYLMPGSVATDFGSGSSQKSDWALTPADVAEVVLDLLRSPARALYSRVEMRPSRPPRRS from the coding sequence ATGGGCGTTCTGGATGGCAAGGTCGCCGTAGTCACCGGAGGCAATCGCGGCATCGGCCGCGGGATCGTAGAAGCGCTGGCCGCCGAGGGCGCGACCGTCGTGCTCACGGCGCGGGGCGCCGATGACGCGGCGCGGGCGGCGCGCGAGGTCGGCCACGGCGCAATCGGCGTGGCCTGCGACGTGCGCTCCGAGGATTCGGTGGCCAAACTGTTCGGCGAGGTCGAGAAGCGCGCCGGCGGCTGCGACGTGCTGGTCAACAATGCCGGGGTCGGCATCTTCGGACCGGTCGCCGACCTGCGCCCCGACGAATGGCGCGCCGTCATCGAAACCAATCTCAACGGCGTCTTCTACTGCTGCCATGCCGCGATTGCTCAGATGAAGAAGCGCGGCGGCGGCTACATCTTCAACATCTCCTCGCTGGCCGGGCGCAACGCGTTTCCGAACGGCGCCGCCTACAACGCCAGCAAGTTCGGGCTCAATGGATTCAGCGAAGCGCTGATGCAGGAAGTGCGCTACGACAACATCCGCGTCTCCTATCTGATGCCGGGCAGCGTCGCCACCGACTTTGGCAGCGGCTCGTCGCAGAAGTCGGACTGGGCGCTCACTCCCGCCGACGTCGCCGAGGTGGTGCTCGACCTGCTGCGCTCGCCGGCGCGCGCCCTCTACAGCCGCGTCGAGATGCGCCCGAGCCGCCCGCCCCGGCGGTCCTGA